CTCAGGCCAGACGCCGTGTGCCTTCCAGAACCCCCGAATACGACCGAGGCTGTGCCGGACAGTCTTGCGAACTGTAACATGGTCAGCGTCGCGACCGCTGTCGTCCCAGCCATCAGCTGTCCAGAACTCCCCGAACTGCGCCCCGCGATGCAGGCCGTTCCAATCGAGGCCGACGATGTCGGCGGGTGGTTCGTCCGTGAGCGTCGGTCGAGTCAGTTGCCGGATGACGTCAAGTTGTTTGGGTGGGCTTCCACCGAGGATGTGGACGCGCTGGCCACGCCAGTCAGTCGGTTCGGAGAATTCGTGGGCCAATCGGTCGGCGTACCCGCGCGAATAGCCGAGGATGAGGTCGTCGGGAATCGTGTGAATCACCTCTCGACACTTGGGAACGATAACGAGTTCTGCATCGGGATAGCTCGCCTGGATCTCGCGAGCAGCGGCTACGTACTCATCGACCTCGTCGGGTTCGTATGCATCCCCGATCACACCAACTCGGGGCTCGTGTTCGAAAAATCGGGAGACGTACCGGTCAAGATCGGGATTTCGAAAATCATTATCGAGCATCCCGACGGGGATGTCCAAGTGCTGAAACTGGGTCTGCTGATAGCCACAGTCTTCCCGAAAGCCAGGAAGAAAGTCGAACTTCAAGGCGTCCAACGCGAACGGAACTCGGTGCAGGAACGCCACGACGTCGGCTTGTCTGGCAGCGGCAATCTCTCGCGCAGTGCTGCTGCTGGTGCTGATCAAGTGACATGAGTAGGGCCTGGCGCGGCCACA
Above is a window of Halorussus vallis DNA encoding:
- a CDS encoding DUF6610 family protein produces the protein MISTSSSTAREIAAARQADVVAFLHRVPFALDALKFDFLPGFREDCGYQQTQFQHLDIPVGMLDNDFRNPDLDRYVSRFFEHEPRVGVIGDAYEPDEVDEYVAAAREIQASYPDAELVIVPKCREVIHTIPDDLILGYSRGYADRLAHEFSEPTDWRGQRVHILGGSPPKQLDVIRQLTRPTLTDEPPADIVGLDWNGLHRGAQFGEFWTADGWDDSGRDADHVTVRKTVRHSLGRIRGFWKAHGVWPESTPQENGIHIEYEGPSPSDLDSATCTECGANVWMTRRSPYIAEYDTGEICGYCSYDCYFAHRHRNNLEEFAGEQSVYLPPA